The Candidatus Roizmanbacteria bacterium CG_4_9_14_0_2_um_filter_38_17 genome contains the following window.
GATCTTCTGCCTGCGTAGGGTCAATTGTTTAATCCTTATAGTAGATTTCTACTTTTGTAGATACAGTGACTACTCCATACTTACCTAGTTTAATCCTTATAGTAGATTTCTACTTTTGTAGATTTTAGGCACAGCTTCCATCAATCCGTTGTTTAATCCTTATAGTAGATTTCTACTTTTGTAGATGGGTATCTCCTCTACCTCCGATAAGTAGTTTAATCCTTATAGTAGATTTCTACTTTTGTAGATATTTTATCTGTCGTATTTTTTTCGGTTGTTTAATCCTTATAGTAGATTTCTACTTTTGTAGATAGGGGTGCAGACTTGGGGGATGCAAAGTTTAATCCTTATAGTAGATTTCTACTTTTGTAGATAAATGAGTGTCTTCCAATACTTTTGAGTTTAATCCTTATAGTAGATTTCTACTTTTGTAGATTTACGAGCTTTCTTATTTTAGAAAATGTTTAATCCTTATAGTAGATTTCTACTTTTGTAGATTGGATGGGTACAAGTATGGGGACCAGTTTAATCCTTATAGTAGATTTCTACTTTTGTAGATTTTGACCGGCTTGAATTCTATTTGGGGTTTAATCCTTATAGTAGATTTCTACTTTTGTAGATTCCATGCCCATTTTGTACCACTACAGTTTAATCCTTATAGTAGATTTCTACTTTTGTAGATATCATATTATCAAAACGGCACTATTCAGGTTTAATCCTTATAGTAGATTTCTACTTTTGTAGATGTTGACCTAGATACGACCAGAGCTAGGTTTAATCCTTATAGTAGATTTCTACTTTTATTAAAGGCTAAGCCTTCCATTTCATGAAGGGCTTAGCCTTATACTCGCTTACTTTGTTAAATCGTGAATGAGTACGTTTAATTCTTGTGGTAGATTTCTACTTTTGATTTGCTTACTTAAGGCAAGGCCATTCATTACATGAAAGTCCTCGCCTTGTCTCGCTTATACTAGAGTTAGTAGTTGTTTCGGCGATTACCGCCACGATAACCGTCGCGTCTGTTATTGTCACGTCTTGGTGGTCGGCGATCTTCTTCTTCTTTTTTTGGATTGTCTACCATGGTTAGATTAATTCTACCTTGATCGTCAATTTCAAATAGAGTTACGTCTATTATGTCTCCTTCTTTAACAATTTCACTTGGATCTTCGACGTACTTGTCTGCCATACGAGAGACATGGACTAATCCTTCTCTTCCGGGTAATACTTCGACAAATGCGCCAAATGGAACAATTCGTTTGACCGTTCCCTTGAATTTATCTCCTACTTTAAGTTCGCGCATCATATTTTGAATGTGATCTGATGCTTGTTTTACTTTTTCGCTATTTAAACCAGATATATTAACAGTTCCGTCGTCTTCAACGTTAACGTCGACTTCAAAAGTAGCTATTATTTCTTTAATATTTGATCCGCCTGGTCCAATAAGCGCGCCGATTTTTTCTTCAGGTATGGTCAGTTGCTGTACTTGTGGAGCATATTGAGAAACTGTTTCGTGGGGCTGAGCTAGTGTTGTAGCCATGTGTTCTAAAATCTGTATACGTACCTCCTTTGCTCTTTCTACCGTTTCTTTTATCATCTTGGGGGTTAGGCCTTTGATTTTTACGTCGAGCTGTACAGCGGTAATTCCATTTTTTGTTCCAGCTACTTTAAAGTCCATGTCACCATTAAAGTCCTCAATGCCCATAATGTCTGTAAGTAGAACATATTTATCGTCACTTTCGACTATAATTCCAGTAGATATGCCAGCAACTGGCGCTTTAAGAGGTACGCCTGCATCCATCAGTGATAAAGTTGATCCGCAAACTGATGCCATGGATGTTGACCCATTGGATGAGAGTATTTCAGATACAACTCTAATTGTGTACGCGAATTCTTCCGGCGAAGGTAATACAGGTATAATTGCTCGCTCCGCCAGTGCACCGTGTCCTATTTCTCGACGCGAAGGGAAGCCAAATCGCCCAGTTTCTCCAACAGAAAATGGTGGCATGCTATAGTGATGCATGTATCTTTTTTTACTCTCACCATTAGCAGATTCGAGCAATTGTTCTTCTCCAGCGGAACCTAGAGTTGTGACAGATAATGCCTGGGTGTTTCCTCTTTGGAATACTGCTGATCCGTGGGTTCGAGTTAATATTCCAACTTCCGAACTTAATGGCCTAAGTTCGGTGGTTTTGCGACCATCTACGCGTATACCTGTGTCTAAAATATTTTTACGAAGTAGTTTTTTACGAAGTTTATCTACAACCTGAGCAATATCCTTTTTTTCAAATTCTTCTTCAAATCGAGCGTGGGCTTGTTCGACAATTCCATCAATCATGGCATTTTCGTCTTTACGCTCAAGCTTATTTGCTTGCTCTACCAATTTGTTTATATCTCCCATGAATTCTTTTTCCATACGCGAAATGAGCTCTTCATCAATCCCCTCAGGAATTGGTTGTTTGGTTGGTTTTACTTCAGCTACTAATTCGTTTATTAGATTAATAACTTTGTCGGATTGGATAAGTGCAGCATTAGCTGCCTCAATAAATACTTCATCAGCTATTTGGTTGGCGCCCCCTTCAAGCATAAGGACTCGATCAGGAAAACCAGATACAACTAAATCAAGACTACTTAAATCACGCTGTTGTATAGAAGGGTTGACTACGAGTTTGTCGTCAATGTAACCCATTCGAACTGCTCCAACTGGCCCGTCCCAGGGTATTGAAGATGCGGCAATTGCAGCGGATGTTGCAATAATAGACAAAACATCTGCATCGGTCTCTTTATCTGTGGATAGCAGAGTTACGATAACTTGTACATCATTTTTGTATGTACTAGGAAATAGCGGTCGGATTGAGCGGTCAATGAGTCTGGCTGTAAGAATATTTTCATCAGTTGGTCTTCCTTCCCTTTTCATCCAACGGGATCCCTTGATGATTCCTCCAGCATACAGTCTTTCCATATAGTCCACAGACAATGGGAAGTAGCCGAGGTCACGTTTGGGCACAGAAGACATAACAGTAGCTAATACTTGGGTGTCACCGTATTGACCTAAAACGGCCATGGTTGCTTGGTGTGCAAAACGGCCAATTTCTAGTGACATTTCACGTCCACCAATGTTTGCTGTTTTTTTAATTATTTTCATTTGGAGTGGGATAGAGGATTATTTTTTATTTCTTCAGTCCTACTTTCTTAATTACTTCTTTATATCTTTCTTCACTCTTTCCTTCAAGGAATTTTAACATACGTCTGCGTTTTGAGATAATCCCCAATAATCCTCTGCGTGTATGTTTGTCATTTGGGTTGTCTGTAAGGTGCTTACTGACACTCTCAATTCTATGAGAAAGAAGTGCGATTTGAACTTCGGGTGAACCAGTGTCGTTGTCATTTAGATGAAACTTAACGATGATTTTTTCTTTATTGCCCTTAGGTGCTGCTTCTGCCTTCTTTTTTAAAACCATGAATGTCATTATATGACAAAAACTTCCTTATGGCAAAAGGACAAAACTAATCTGTAAACTCTTGGACAAACATTTTGCCATAGATGCCTCCATCAATAACTCCAATACCTATTTTTCCGTAGTCCGGGGATAGAATATTAGCTTTGTGTCCGGGCGAATTCATCAACCCTTGATGAGCTAGAGTGACGGTTGGGGCTAGGGCTAGATTTTCTCCAGCAGCAAGATAATTTATGCCGGCATTCTTCATGCGGTCAAATGGTGATTCCTCTTCCGGGTTGTAGTGGGAAAAATAGCCACGAGCAAACATATCTTTGGAATACTCTCTAGCTAGGTCTTGTAGTCTGCCTTGGGCAAATTCCAGAGGAGCAATACCTCTCTCGGTTCGTTCTTGATTTATTAGTTCAAACATTTTGCGCTCTGAAGCTTCGTCAAT
Protein-coding sequences here:
- a CDS encoding polyribonucleotide nucleotidyltransferase, with amino-acid sequence MKIIKKTANIGGREMSLEIGRFAHQATMAVLGQYGDTQVLATVMSSVPKRDLGYFPLSVDYMERLYAGGIIKGSRWMKREGRPTDENILTARLIDRSIRPLFPSTYKNDVQVIVTLLSTDKETDADVLSIIATSAAIAASSIPWDGPVGAVRMGYIDDKLVVNPSIQQRDLSSLDLVVSGFPDRVLMLEGGANQIADEVFIEAANAALIQSDKVINLINELVAEVKPTKQPIPEGIDEELISRMEKEFMGDINKLVEQANKLERKDENAMIDGIVEQAHARFEEEFEKKDIAQVVDKLRKKLLRKNILDTGIRVDGRKTTELRPLSSEVGILTRTHGSAVFQRGNTQALSVTTLGSAGEEQLLESANGESKKRYMHHYSMPPFSVGETGRFGFPSRREIGHGALAERAIIPVLPSPEEFAYTIRVVSEILSSNGSTSMASVCGSTLSLMDAGVPLKAPVAGISTGIIVESDDKYVLLTDIMGIEDFNGDMDFKVAGTKNGITAVQLDVKIKGLTPKMIKETVERAKEVRIQILEHMATTLAQPHETVSQYAPQVQQLTIPEEKIGALIGPGGSNIKEIIATFEVDVNVEDDGTVNISGLNSEKVKQASDHIQNMMRELKVGDKFKGTVKRIVPFGAFVEVLPGREGLVHVSRMADKYVEDPSEIVKEGDIIDVTLFEIDDQGRINLTMVDNPKKEEEDRRPPRRDNNRRDGYRGGNRRNNY
- a CDS encoding 30S ribosomal protein S15 — encoded protein: MVLKKKAEAAPKGNKEKIIVKFHLNDNDTGSPEVQIALLSHRIESVSKHLTDNPNDKHTRRGLLGIISKRRRMLKFLEGKSEERYKEVIKKVGLKK